Within Anopheles nili chromosome 3, idAnoNiliSN_F5_01, whole genome shotgun sequence, the genomic segment AGTGTAAAAGCCGGTTTaataaaacgcaaaaacgATGGACACGACGCTACGGAAAGAATGAAAATGCGATTGAAAATCAGAAGTATGCAAAATAGACACACTCAACACAATACTGAGTGTTTGTAGGAAAGCGTAACGTAAATCGATAAACAATAAGTCtattattgaaacaaaaaaaaacaacacagtgtatttatatataaaattacgaataaaataatttaaacaagtTAGCAAAACAACAATTTTAATGTTTGGTTTCTATCTTTAATTGAGTTAACTGAGAAATTTGATTAGCTGAATTCCGTTCTTCCTATCCGAATGGCTTCTTCGTTTCGGCAGCATTTGGAAGTGAAAGTTATCGTATTGTATTTATTGGCCTGCAGCTGCGGCACAATTCCAATTTGTCTGATTTGCAGAGCAAGCAAGATACCATTATTTGTAACTTATCAGAATTGGAGCGCCTTTCAACTACTTTTAATAATGAGGATGAAATTGTACACCATCCGCTACGTTTTCATACCGTCAAAGCTTATACGAACATTCTCCAGCCTTCGGTTCAAAGGCGAAATACATTAAATAAGTTGAAATACCGTGCGTCGCCGGCAGCTGAAATATGTACTGGTTTTTAGGTGTAATTTATGGCGTATTTATTACCACAAGCGTCTTTTACAATCTCTCCCGGCAGTGGGTTAAAAATTAACGAAATCCAATTCGCGCTTCATCTTGAGAGTCAAGCGAAGGGTTTTTTGATCCGAGATCCAGGCAGCGTTGCCCTTGTCCGGGTTGATCCTGTGCGGCAGGACGAGATCGAGCAAATATTTGGGTGATCCCACAACAACTCCCTGTTCCTTCACCgaaagctcgatatggtgtaTGCCGATGGTGTCATCTTCTTCCCGCAAGAACACCTCAACGATCATGTTCTCGCAGCTGGATGTGGCCGGCGTTTTGCAGTTCATCTGCAGATAGATGTCCTCGGTGGCGACGGTTTGTCGGTAGGATATTCTGTACTCCGGCTGCTTCCGGGAGTCGAACAGTGCACGGTTTTCGTGCATCAGTTGGGCCTCCCACTCCTCAACCGTCGTCGGTTGTACCTCTGGTTGTGTCTCGAGGGGAGCATACGAGCACGGTTTCACGTGTTCCGCCGGATCTCCCgtatgtttggtttttggctTCACCACCGGCTCGCCGACATCACCGGGACCTTtttcaaaaacgaaaaaatcatGAAGGGATCGGTTTTCCACAATTCCACTACGATTTCCACGATGCATCTGTTTACTACCGAATTGGGGGCCATCATGTACGCGCTCTTCGTCCGACGTATCGTCCTCTTCGCCTTTGAACAGTTTTTGCAACAGTTTGATATTTTCTCCTCCCAACTGGGACATTCTCTAGCGTGGATTGTTTGGGAGTCGCACAGAACACGCACCAATGTTACAATCAGCCACAAGTTGGTGACTACGATGAAGTACTAGAACGACACAATAGTTACAGCGTGCATTAGGCAACTGCACACAAAGTAAACAAGTTGCGTTTCCATGGTGCAAAGAAACGTTCAAACGCATGCGCTACGTAAACGATGAAGTATTTTTCAAAGGATAACGTTTGAATTCAATCGTTACAGTGAACTTAacgaatttaaaatttatcatcgAATTTTACTCGCTTCGGTATCGTCCAGTTCCAGCTAAAGAACATAATTGCTACAGTGCTATCTTCTGCAAGCATTAAAGGACTCTACTTCTTGATCTTTAATGTGAGTACGTTTCGTACATTTATCGCTCCTCAATTGTGCAAAATTGGTTACTTCAAATTCACTTCTACGTTCCGCCATCAGTTTTCTATCGAATATTGAGCATAAGTTCTCCACCTACGACATGGATTGAGGTTGTACTATCGATCATGATCGTTCGCCGATCGTGGGTCGTGAGGCGGTAAAGCTGCTCACTGGATGGCGCATACCAGGGAATACAGCTGACTACGAACGAGTACAGTGAATGAAAAACTTGACTACATGTCGAAATAGTGCATAGCATTAACAACAGTAATGCCAAAgtaatttgaaacaatttcattACTCTGGAGCTGCCTTTAATCAAATCCTCCAAATAGAAAATCTACGAGATGGCGAAAGGTTTTGGTGTGCTAATAGTAATGGCAACCACCGTCCACATGGTTGCTATGATACGTGTAACGGATCTCTCCAAGCTGCGGCTAAATTGTCTTTGCTCCGCTACTTCTAGCGATTTGCAACAAATGTTGTTGACAtcattattgttgttatttttccgCGGGCACTACCTCCCACAATGATTTCGTTTGCCGACAATATCCTGCCCAAAGAGAGACacaaagagagtgagagaaataaaggcagagagagaaagcaagagagagagagagagagagagagagagagagaaaggaaaatcaaacccTGTCCCCGTCAACATCGGGTGGTTGCGTTTTGTCTCAACATTTTATTGCCGACGTCGCGCACGGATATCGCTCCACGAGCTCGCACGCTAAGGGATGGATtctgggggatgttttttttccgcgatCTCTCACATTTAAATCAGTCCACTCTTCGACGGCAGCCGGTCCAGACGTTGTCGTCTGATCGTCTAAGGATCGCTGTCGAGCTGGTTCATGCCGTCGTGAGCGTGATCGTGTGGTAAGCGTTAAATGCCCGTCATATGGTGATTTGGCGATCTTGGGACCGATCGTCGCCTGTAGCGAGCATTGTGAATGAAGTGGTATCGGAATTCAGCTGatgatttcattcaaaaagTTTCGTGCAGGTGCCCAACGaagtaaatgaaaatgcaacagCTGAAAAACGGTCGTAGAAAATCCTTTGATGCATAGAGATCTATCCTGCGAATTGGTGCTTCAAAGTGTTGTTGAGTGAATTTAGAGGTGATTGCAGAGTCAGTCGGGGCgtagtgggtggaaaaagtgtCCCACCAGAACGTGCTTATggaaagaataaaattatcgTAATTCACCACACGAGACAGGCAAGCTTACACAGTAGTAGCAGTGGAGCGTTTGTGCAGCCATTGATTAAGGTAAGCTCTTTTTTCCGGTGCTGTAGATTCGTGACTAAGTTACACCTACAGTGCAAAAGCTTCAACTTTGGTCGAATAGGGCTTGACGCTTTGATGGGTGCTAGCTTAATTAGCAGTGGCAACGTAGCAATGCAGAAAATACTGACCACTGTCACTGGCGTGGTTGGATCGCAGATTCGCTTCGCAGATACTTCTGTTGCATCACTCAACGCGTAGAGAGCGCGTACTGAAACGGATCCAGCGCCACTTGGGCTGGGATGATCCCGTTCAAGCGATCCTCCACCTTGCCTGACCATTGTACCCACGTTTTCGAAGCTCTCGACAGCTTCCGCGTGGTTCGCTGTGCCGCGTggttaaaagaaaagcaacagaacAACGCCAGCACGCAGTGAAAAGGCGGGCAAGACATATTTGCATGGGAGGCCAAATGCATTCGAACGAGATTTAACGACTTAATTATTAATACGCGTGAGTGTAGCTTGAATGTATGGCCAAAACTTGAGGCCACAGATGCGTGCTTGAGGGGAGACCATAGATGACGCAGTGTTGGCTCGATATCCTCGATACGTCGTGAGTTGCTTTCTTGCGTACTCTTCACAGGTCAAGAGCATCTAAATCTTAACGCTCTCGACACTGACGGTACCTAGCTGGttgcttttataactaaatcCAACAACTGTTTGCTTGCTGTTCTTGTCCGGAATTTATGAGGGTCATCAACCGATCTACTGTGGCTAGTCGACCGCCGTACGTCTTAATAAGCCGTAAAAGTAATTTATCGTCTTCCAGATTGGGTGACTCCTTAGTGCCTTGAGTGCATGTAATCCGTAATGATCCTGTGCTGCGAATTGACCCATCGATCATGTGCGAAAGTAAGCCAGACCAGCTTCAGACAGTGGTGGTTGGGTAATGAGATAGCTTTTGTTAGGCTTAAGAGTCCTTTCTCCAGGATACTTCCTCTTTCAGTGTAGTGTAGTGTCTTGGAGCATCGCCTGCGAAAGTACAGCTGCGAAAATCGAGCGGGGGTTCGATCATGAAACATTTATtgttgagaaagaaaaaaaaacaaagtgaaCAGAACCGACCCCAAAACGCTTAGGCCAAACCATAAGGTATGTGATTTTGTGGAGACCTATTAGACTAATCAACACACTGTCACACCGATCGGCTAGCGCGGACGATCCGGACATGCTCGCGAACTTCATAAGCGCTATTGgcaaaatttattgcaaaaatcaaaatcaggTTAggagcgaacgaacaaacaaacacaaaaaaagcgtcGTGAATACGCGAAATGATGTGGAACGAACATGAACATTGATGCTCGTAAACATTGGCTCAAACTTGGTGatgaaaaccccccccccctcccttcctcCCACCCTCCCCTCAACCCCCGCCGAAGCCTAGGGAGGTTGAGGGAACAGAGCGAAGGCAGCGAACAGTCCCACCGTTCCAAGAGCTGTCCTCGGCTCCATCTTCGGTGCGGTCGACGTGACGGAGTGTGAACGATGAACGCTATCGAGCCAATAATTCAACTCCCACAACACCGGGAGATGTTCCGCGCGAATTTTGCCACTTTTAGCGACGTTGGCCGGTTGACAGATTGGCCGGCTGGTAACGTGGTAGGTTCGTTCTTCTCGGGTAGCCATCTGTTTTGTGACACGGGCGAGTGAAaccgtgaaaatcgtgccGCGAACTAGTCCTAAGCCAACGTCCTATTTGTGGCTCCTGCGTGCGATCGAGGATCGCTCGAGGATGAGATCGGGAGTCATGTTCGATCGATAACCGATCGGCCGGATTAGGTGCGGCTTATGTTTTCTTGtccgccgaaaaaaaaaactacattcAACCGACCCACGGAAATTGAGCGAATATTTGCTTGCTGGGGGAGTTTTCGTCGATCGTGCGATAGGTTCGCTTCGTGCGATAGGTTAGCGCGTGTGGTTTAGCTTCCAAGGTGAAGCATGAATTCGAGTATCATTGTGGTGCGTGCCCGCAGATTTGACGCACGCGGAACAGATCGTTTGGCTAATCGCAAACATGATCACGATTATGACGACGTTCGACCTCGTTACCGTTGGAACGCGGTTTAGGAGCGTACATATAATGGGCAATCTTTGCTTATCGTTTCAGATCACCCAAAGTCGGCACGTTTCGCGTGGCCCAACCAAAGGAGTCGCTCTCGAACCCAAACTGATGATCGTCCGGTGGCCAAAAATGGTGCGACCTGCCAGcgggttgctgctgttcgtgatgctgtttgccgtttgcttcGATTTATCCGGCGGCTGGCGATATGATAGACGTTAGTGAGACCCATTTTTGCAGGATCTATGAGTTCAGGCCATATTCCTATTACTTGAAGCAGCCTTGGCGAGTTAGTCTATTTGTTGAGACTCTGAAGTGTTCGTATTCTTCCCTAAGCATACGTTTCTGCCTTAAGCCACGTCACCGATTTTTAGAGTTAATTGTTCCGGATTTCGGCAACAACAGAGATTTGCTAGGTGACAGAGTGGCTAGCAGGAGTACATTTCTCGCACCTTCAATTCCATCATgttgctttttcgctcgccaCCTGGGGTCCGTTGGCGGGTGAAATACAAATTCCACTCACGTGTGCGTCCGTTCACGGCGCAGGTTCTTATGTCATTCCGTTTTCATTCTACCATTcgactttatttatttctccCCCCTCTCTCGGTGTCCGTGCACCCGGTCGGCGAAACAtgcctcccaaaaaaaaaaaaaaaaacacacccgatCGAAATTCTTCTGCACATGGTACCACGGACATCGCGCATATAATTTCTTCATTCACACTTCTCGACGGCGCGATCGCGGTGTGGAACAAATTCTGAAACACCCCATCCGGCACACGCACTGGGCGCAACAACCcaatcaaaaacaacaacaacaacgccggaaaataaaaacactcgTCCGTTCAACAAACCGGTCGAATGAATGCCCCGCCAGTGCCTAGACTGTATGGAGACAAGGTGCCGACGAAGGCAATTTTGCCGCGTTTGCGCAAAGTTCAGAGGCGGATCGTGATGCTGCACGACTCGTATCGTACCAAGGTGGTGCCACCGGCCGCGAATATGCTAAGTATGGTGAGTAATCTGGAGATCGGCCCCAGGCTAgggaagtgttttattttcatcgtATCGCATCAGATTGATCGGAGGTATCGGACATCGCGGTGGTTAGGAGTCGATTTTATGTCACCAACATGTCTGTCATGGTTGGCTGTAAGCTAAatagtgaaaaataatttccactCGAGAGGAAAATCGAGTTTCATGTTGTGATGAGATTTCTTTTCTGTAATGTCTTGCTTTCGAGGATCAGAGCAATTTAGCGTCGATCAGAACATACAAGCTTTCAAGCGAGTTCTTTGACACACACCAAACGTTGAATCTACCTTCGATAACTACGGCGCCACACACCAAACTCTGAGTTCGATCTAGGACGCTAGGAATTAGCTTGAGGTGGCGCCAAtttaatgattattatttcgcTATATGGAAATCCCACAAAACCCGTATcataaacaaaacgaacagtCGTTCAAGCATTCTGCCCTCTGCTGAAGGGAACTCGGCGCGATCGTTAGCTGGTGATATACGCATCACTGAAACGGCATCACATCAGAGTCCGGCAAGTAATCCGCCACCTCACAAAGCTGCGCGGGACAGATTATGGGTATTTATGAGATGGCGCTGGGGAAGTGATGTCTCGTCAAAATACTATTATTGTCTCCCGTTACGCGTGATCGGTTGGACCGCTTGGAGCGTTGCTAAATAATGCATTATAAGCGAGACATATGTCTGCCCAGATGGGGTGCTATGAAAAGGGTAACGATCGTGTTTACgcaaattgttttcaaataacaCTAAACATGTCGTTAGGTGACAAATGTGCAACGGTTCAACATAATACCATCGCAGGTTTTATGTCCTTCCGACAAGATTCCAACAAGTGAATAGACAACGTAACCTTTGCCGTTCGGTCGCTACCGATCCCAGGTGTGTAAGTCTAAATTTTGCAAGACAAGTTGTCACGTATCGATAAAATATTGGAAGATCATTTAAATAGGGGTGAAATTTATCTTCCCTCGTGCGGGCCAGCACGACGGAAGCGCCGAACCATTTATGGCCGAATCGGCACACTTAGAAATGATTTAGGCGGCCTCAAGGTGTGTTACTTCGCTCTGGTCCGAGAGGATCGATGAGACAAATTCGACAAACCCGACCGCCTCTGCTATGAtgtatttttgtgtgattcgatggtgctgttttttttgctgccatttctGCCGGCCATTTGTATCGACATGAATCGGACATCGTCtcgaaaaaatacaacacccCAAGCTAAGCCCACAGCACAGCATAATAACACCAATCATTAATATGCAAATCCGCATGTGACAACAGTTTCTCGACTTTCGGTCGTTCTGCATCGAATGGATCGGTCGGTTTACGCGGCCACTTTGCGTTGAGTCACTCGTCATTCCAGGTCCGGGCCAAATTTATTGTGATAGCTTAATTTTTTCCTGCCTCGTTCGTGGAACATGCACGTACCGGTGTGGTAAAAATTCGACCAGTAATCACCGCTCCTTAATCGCATTAGGCTTCGACGATCACCTGGAACCCGGGAGAGGAGTAAACCTGTTTGTGGCATCGTCCAATCTCACCAACCATGTTCCTCGGAGTGCTCGAAACGGTCCATGAATGGTCCGTTCGAATGGTTCACACCTTCTTGCCGACGCAACGATTCCAAGTCCCAAGTGCAGTTTTTCGGTAGGCTCGAGATGCACCGCTTGAGacgtcgatcgatcgcagaATCACCGCTCGTGTAGGTGTATGGCTGCTCCAAAACGGGCCTCGAAAGCGATTCAATTTGGCTGGGTTGATTTATTGACCGCGGCATCACGTGCGCTTGTAATGGGGGCTAACGAGTCTGGGGCTCGTTTGCTTTGATCTTATGCATTAGGTAGCGCAGGAAGATCGATGAGCAAGGCTTTGCCGCTTTTGGCAAGTCGTTCGTGAACTGGATCCCCGGAAGCGAACCTGCCGGCGACTAAGGTTATGTTCGATCGtgtctttttgttgttgttgggaaAGCGTGGCGAAGAACACAATGCGCCGGTTCGCGATCGGGTTGACAAAATACCACCGACGGGGTATTATTTATTGCCCGATCGTTTCCGTGCAGATCCCTTCGGGGTAACGAAATTGGAACGAAACCAGAACCAGACACAGCCAGACCCGCTGGAATCGTGGCGTGCGTGACGTTCATTGAGATGTTCCGCGGTTAACCCAGGTGTTACCTCGCGAGATTCCAAACACAAATGGAGACGCTTTTGGGCTGTTTGCCCGTGTGGCTCTAGCGAACCGTTTCGGCTGATTTGCATGCAAATTGTGAACCGCTCGGCTAAGCGGTTTGATTCAACCGAACCCGTCTCGAATCCACGAAACCCATAAAACTCATCAATCGATGATCTCATTCATTAGCAGTGTTTATTTAATATGCGACCACTGTAGAACGCACCCGGAGCCATAAAGTAGGCGACTTTACGATCGCCGACGCTACCACTTCCGATCGGATTGTGACAGGTCCGCGAGATgccacccggttccggtgcgtcCGTGCGAAAGGATTAATGCGTTTCGGTCTCTTTTCTCACTCTCGTCCGCAGAAATGGCACCACGGAGCGGCTCGATCGGCACAGAAATGGGCAAACCAGTGTCGTGCGCTGACCCACGATACGGCAAAGGGACGCTGGATTGACAACTTCGGTGCGTGTGGCCAGAACATCTTCGTTTCGACTCACCGAGTGCCCTGGTAAGCTGCCACACGTCAAATAATCCGACGACATGCGAGGACGTTTCTGATCACCGGCAGGAACAAATGGCCAACGTGAAGATGATCCTCGAGCCGGTTCGTGGAATCGCGAGTTGCGTGGGTTGATCGCAAAAATCTGCAACCACGGTTTCACCAGCTGTCAGTTGCGAATTGTTTGACAGCCAAACTCTTCCGGCGCCTGCTACGATCCCGCACTCGATCGCGTTGATTTTGATCGATTTCGCACTATGAAATTTGCTAAGCGTTCCATTTTTAGCTTCCCCGCCTTCTAAGGCTAATCGATCCCgggttcactctctctctctctctctttctgtctctttcgCATCCCACCCGTGAGACAGGTTATTCGCGCTTAGGACGTGGTTTTTGGAGCGACACAACTTCACGTACGGTTCGAGCCGAAACAATCTGGAAAGCGTCGGACACTACACGCAGATGGTGTGGGCTGCCACGCATAAGGTTGGCTGCGGGTTGACCAAGTGCGCAAAGGGTGGCCCCCGAGGGAAGCCGTTCTACAACTACGTCTGCAACTACTGTCCCATGTGAGTAGTGGAACCGGGGGTTCGCGAAATGGTCATCGCGATGATCGTGTGTGGTATGCCGGCAAAAAAATCCCGCGAAGTCCGATTTACGGGCGCGTTTTGGGAGCGATTTATTTGGTGTGATTTTCTTCGTCAAGTCCGCGTGCTAATTAAGCGATTGCGGcgtgacgatggtggtggtgtgcggtGAAGATCCAGTTCAGTGGGTGGCCACTTTGGACGTTCGTCCTTGCACCAGTTTCTCTGCGGGTGACGTGCCCTGATTTATATGCCCTTATGTGGGTCCGATTTGCTCGATTGGGTGGGAGATTTATTTGAATTCGCGAGCGTTTGTGCAGCGGAGTtggttgttggtgtttttcttttcatttgttaAGAAACTTTCACTCAGCTTCAGTCActcgacgaagaaaaaaagggaaaataccCAAACTTTTGCATAACGGGTAGAACtaatttttgattgatttgaagcaccggaagcgaaagTTTCGTGCGTTCCGGCTGCCGACCGGTTAATTGGGTAAGCGAGTGGAAAACGCACTCgaaacatttatttgtttatccaCCAGCCAGCGTACACACTAACTTGTAGGTTTTTGCTCTCTCAAACGCAGCGGAAACTACGAGGAGAAACTTGGCTTACCCTACAAGCGCGGGCGACCCTGCGGAACCTGCATGCCAAACTGTTTGTCCCGGAAAGTGAGGTACGTCTGCAGGGCATTTTCACGCGAGTTTGCATCTCATCTCATCAgctatatctctctctctctctctaacacGTTAGACTCTGCACTAATGCGTGCAATACGGCGGATCTGTGGGCGAACTGTCGCGATCTCTACCGAACCTGGCCTGGTTGGCTGTGTAATACGGCCACCTCGGAGGGGTTGGAGCGTCAACGGAACTGTGCGGCCACCTGCACCTGCCACGGCAAGATACATGACTGAATTCCGTGGGGGAACCGCAAACCGGAACGTCCTTGTACAGCGTGGGGACGATGCCATCGACGGTTGTGTCTGGTGCCATTTCGAGGAAAAAGCCCGAGAGAAAGCGACGTGTGTCCTTGAAGGATACGGCCGATAGTGTGTTGCTGCAATATTGCGTGTGATGGGGATGCAAATGATGACCGCTGGGAAGAATTTGCGTGTTAAACTAAGTATTAATGCCCCACGGGTTAAAAGCGCGAGTGTTGTAGAAGAACGAAACCCTTCCAGCAAAAATGTGTAATCTCGTTGTGATGTACATAGGATTGAGCCAAAATAAATTACTTCTgttgagcgaaaaagagagagagagagagagagagagagagtgaaaaaagcgaaacaaaaaccagaaCATAcgcgcgtttgttttgttttacgaggTTCCGTCCTCGAAAAGCTCCGTTAAAGCCGGAACGCTCGTTTTCGGCGATGAAAACCCGCGTGTTGGTGAGTGCCCTCTCCCAGTGGGTGGGTCACCCATTTCCACGCACCACCGGGGGTTGAGGTGACTTCCGGTTGATGCGGTGGTCGGTATCGGCATGAATCAACACCCCAGCAAGGGTAAGGGCGATGCACGGTCGCATTGTGATGCGGTGCCATGCTGTTTATTGTGGTAATACTGTTTTAACATTGGACACGGTATCGGGCAGCTCTCGTGCGTTGGTGATGATGGAAAAGGGGGCCATTGCAGCACTTATGTTGACTCGATCCCCCCTGGAGGCTACTTTGAAACACACAATAAAGGTAGATGGTATGTTGAGCTTAAAAGTACGACTACCATACACTGTCTCGCCGAGGGAAAATGAGTCATTTTTCCGAACATTTTCCCGATTCCAGCACCCAACAGCAATACTGTTTCTCGCGTACTAAATGCGGCCAACGCCAATGTCCACCTACCGCATGACCGTGTCCAAGAAACATAGCCTCGATTTATGACCCTTCTGACGGATGACTTCTATCGTACGCTGACCTTGTattgttttgcgtttccaGGGCTGGGGCTGAGGGCATCGAGaaaattttcttctcaccccCGTGGCCGGAAAGTGATGAAGATTCGAGAGACCGAACCGCGGCTCACTCTATCAGAACCCGATAGGGACGGGCTGTTCGCTTTGAGAAAGGAAAACTCGCCCAAGCGAGgcggcaaaagaaaataaaacaaaagaaaaaaatagcagccCGTGAACGAGGAGACGCCGGACGCCAATAAGCGTCAAGTGGACACGGATCGtcaccaccagcaacatcaccaccaccactgtgTATGGAAATGCGGTTTTCTCACCATTCTTCAAATGGGCGAGTAATTTAAGAATTCACAAAACATAATCAGAATTCATTAGGCCCATTCGACGAGGTGTCGCTGTCGGTGGTATCGTTTTCCTCGGTTGGAGGAtcgcaacaaaacgcacagTGCCAAACGTTGGGGTGCGATCTTTGTTTGAATTCTCACTTTACTTCGGTGGGGTGTCGTTTTGTGTTCCCGTTTCCAAGGCACTAAAAACGTTGGGCCTCACGGG encodes:
- the LOC128726715 gene encoding dynein axonemal assembly factor 6, which codes for MSQLGGENIKLLQKLFKGEEDDTSDEERVHDGPQFGPGDVGEPVVKPKTKHTGDPAEHVKPCSYAPLETQPEVQPTTVEEWEAQLMHENRALFDSRKQPEYRISYRQTVATEDIYLQMNCKTPATSSCENMIVEVFLREEDDTIGIHHIELSVKEQGVVVGSPKYLLDLVLPHRINPDKGNAAWISDQKTLRLTLKMKRELDFVNF
- the LOC128726365 gene encoding cysteine-rich venom protein-like, producing MIVRWPKMVRPASGLLLFVMLFAVCFDLSGGWRYDRLPRLYGDKVPTKAILPRLRKVQRRIVMLHDSYRTKVVPPAANMLSMKWHHGAARSAQKWANQCRALTHDTAKGRWIDNFGACGQNIFVSTHRVPWLFALRTWFLERHNFTYGSSRNNLESVGHYTQMVWAATHKVGCGLTKCAKGGPRGKPFYNYVCNYCPIGNYEEKLGLPYKRGRPCGTCMPNCLSRKVRLCTNACNTADLWANCRDLYRTWPGWLCNTATSEGLERQRNCAATCTCHGKIHD